The window GTGCGCGTGTCGCGCTGGTACTGTGGTGCATCCCTGTCTCCCTGATTAGTGTCCATTCACTTGTTCAGAGTGGCAGCCGGGGCGGTATTTTTCCAGCCCAGACAGGAAAATATGCAACCGTGTTAGCGGTTTAGCGCGTGTTTATTATTTTTCAATATGTGTATTATTTTTTAACGGGCGATACCGCTTTAGCTCAGTAAGCCGCTCAGTGACTGGTACAGGATCATCACGCCGATGGCAGTGAAAATCACCCCGCACAGCAGATCGATATAGCGGCTGGCGGCCTGCAGCTTTTGTTGCAGGCGGCGGGTTGACAGCATCCAGGCCAGCGCGGCAAACCAGGCCAGCGCCAGTCCCCACAGAATCAGCAGCGCGATGCCTTTGCCGCCGAATGACATTCCGGCCGGGACCAGCGTCGACATCAGGCTGACAAAAAATACCAGCGCTTTCGGGTTGAGAATATTGGTCATAAAGCCGCGCGAAAAGGCCTGGCGTTTGTTACTCAGCAGCAGCTCCGGTTTGTGGCTCAGCTCGCCCGGAGCCTGTGACCAGTTCGTCAGGGTGGCGCGCAGCGCACCATAGCCCAGATAGAGCAGATAGCTGCCGCCGCACAGTTGCAGCAGGGCAAACAGCACCGGCTGCTGGTGGACCAGATAACTGACTCCGGTCAGGCTGAGCAGAGAGTGCATCAGAATACCGAACGATAAGCCGAGGGCAATATACAGTCCGGTCTGGCGGCCATAACGGCTGGC is drawn from Vibrio sp. CDRSL-10 TSBA and contains these coding sequences:
- a CDS encoding LysE family translocator, which produces MNEVSILVTLATVHFIALMSPGPDVALVVQNASRYGRQTGLYIALGLSFGILMHSLLSLTGVSYLVHQQPVLFALLQLCGGSYLLYLGYGALRATLTNWSQAPGELSHKPELLLSNKRQAFSRGFMTNILNPKALVFFVSLMSTLVPAGMSFGGKGIALLILWGLALAWFAALAWMLSTRRLQQKLQAASRYIDLLCGVIFTAIGVMILYQSLSGLLS